In a single window of the Bacteroidales bacterium genome:
- a CDS encoding FkbM family methyltransferase: protein MKTIKETKEEFKNGKIEKADFISKMHDIHKYLFEYSEVIKDTDISKIEISDDSVVMTIRDSGIKLICDKNDKRIIPIEIINFNSFEKEELKFINELVKEETTILDIGANIGWYSLNLSKKFNNIKIHAFEPVSKTFNYLNSNLSINNITNVKTYNFGFSDEEKNIDIYCYPECMGNSSLANLSGNSSVEKINCKFTKVDLFVKQNNLKIDFIKCDVEGAELLVFKGAIETLKKDKPVVFTEILRKWSAKFNYHPNDILALFSNIGYNCYVIRNNNLEKFEKVDDSTLETNYIFIHKDKK from the coding sequence ATGAAAACAATTAAAGAAACGAAAGAAGAATTTAAAAACGGGAAAATCGAGAAAGCCGATTTTATAAGCAAAATGCACGACATTCATAAATATTTATTCGAATACTCTGAAGTAATTAAAGATACGGATATTTCAAAAATTGAAATATCTGATGATTCTGTTGTAATGACAATCAGGGATTCCGGAATAAAATTGATTTGCGATAAAAACGACAAAAGAATAATACCCATTGAAATTATAAATTTTAATTCATTTGAAAAAGAAGAATTAAAATTTATAAATGAACTTGTAAAAGAAGAAACAACAATACTTGATATTGGAGCTAACATAGGATGGTATTCTTTAAATTTATCAAAAAAATTTAATAACATTAAGATTCACGCATTCGAGCCAGTTTCGAAAACATTTAATTACCTTAATTCAAACTTATCAATTAATAATATCACTAATGTAAAAACATATAATTTCGGATTTTCAGACGAAGAAAAAAATATTGATATTTATTGCTATCCCGAATGCATGGGTAATTCTTCACTTGCAAATCTATCAGGTAATTCTTCAGTTGAAAAAATTAATTGTAAATTCACTAAAGTAGATTTATTTGTTAAGCAAAATAATTTAAAAATAGATTTTATTAAATGTGATGTTGAAGGTGCAGAACTTCTTGTTTTTAAAGGTGCAATAGAAACTTTAAAAAAAGACAAACCTGTTGTTTTTACCGAAATACTAAGAAAGTGGTCTGCTAAATTTAATTATCATCCTAATGATATTCTCGCTCTTTTTTCAAATATTGGTTATAATTGTTATGTAATTAGAAATAATAATTTAGAAAAGTTTGAAAAAGTTGACGATTCAACGTTAGAAACAAATTACATTTTTATTCATAAAGATAAAAAATAG
- a CDS encoding NAD-dependent epimerase/dehydratase family protein translates to MIPTKLNKIIQEDIEFIINHNLDWDKFSDSTVLISGANGFLPAYMVETLLYLNEKQNKNIKIIALVRNKEKAFKKFEHHKNRKDLKFLVQDVCEPIKIKPEENIDFIIHAASQASPKYFGKDPVGTLSANTIGTINLLKIAQEKSSKGFLFFSGGEVYGIVDDNKIPTKEKDFGYLDPTDVRSCYAESKRMGENICVSWFHQYGIPTKIIRLYHTYGPGMDFKDGRVFADFVSDVINNNNIVMKSDGSATRAFCYLADAVLGFFTVLLKGKNGEAYNLGFDKETSIIELANILVNLFPEKNLKVIKNEHEISKEYLKSKINRGCPDISKIKILGWEPKYSINEGLKRTILSYYENN, encoded by the coding sequence GTGATTCCAACAAAATTGAATAAAATCATACAAGAAGATATTGAATTTATTATTAATCACAATTTAGATTGGGATAAATTTTCTGATTCTACTGTATTAATTTCCGGTGCAAATGGATTTCTTCCTGCATATATGGTGGAGACATTACTTTACCTTAACGAAAAACAAAATAAAAACATCAAGATTATTGCATTAGTCCGCAATAAAGAAAAAGCATTTAAAAAATTTGAACATCATAAAAACAGAAAAGATTTAAAATTTTTAGTTCAGGATGTTTGCGAGCCAATTAAAATAAAACCAGAAGAAAATATTGATTTTATAATTCATGCAGCAAGTCAGGCAAGTCCAAAATATTTCGGGAAAGACCCTGTAGGAACTTTAAGTGCTAATACAATTGGAACAATAAATCTTTTAAAAATAGCACAGGAAAAATCATCAAAAGGATTTTTGTTTTTTAGCGGCGGTGAAGTTTATGGAATTGTTGATGATAATAAAATACCAACAAAAGAAAAAGATTTTGGTTACTTGGATCCAACAGACGTAAGGTCTTGCTATGCCGAAAGTAAAAGAATGGGAGAAAATATATGTGTTAGCTGGTTTCATCAATACGGAATACCAACTAAAATAATACGACTTTATCACACCTATGGTCCGGGAATGGATTTTAAAGATGGCAGAGTGTTTGCCGATTTTGTTTCAGATGTAATTAATAACAATAATATTGTAATGAAAAGTGATGGCAGTGCCACTCGGGCATTTTGCTACCTTGCCGATGCTGTTTTAGGTTTTTTTACTGTATTATTAAAAGGTAAAAACGGTGAAGCTTATAATTTAGGATTTGATAAAGAAACAAGCATAATTGAACTTGCAAATATTTTAGTAAATTTATTTCCCGAAAAAAATCTTAAGGTTATTAAAAATGAACATGAAATATCAAAAGAATATTTAAAAAGTAAAATTAACAGGGGTTGCCCTGATATTTCAAAAATAAAAATACTTGGATGGGAACCAAAATATAGTATTAACGAAGGATTAAAAAGAACAATACTTAGCTACTATGAAAACAATTAA
- a CDS encoding sugar phosphate nucleotidyltransferase has protein sequence MSDSNKNIPVVILAGGNGTNVGSNEIIPKPMVDINGEPLLKFIIEYFLKYDFKKFIITTGFKGDIIKKYIEKNKNLCKEINIEVVDTGENVNTGSRILNIKKHVENYDTFMVTYGDVYSDVDINELMDFHKSHKKTATVTAVHYPTRFRILGLYGSSEEVKGFTDKPVFQKDYINGGFYLLNKNIFNLDSFKSINNCSFELDVLEELVKTKELWAYKYNGFWQSLDTERDRKIITEYLIKKQ, from the coding sequence ATGAGCGATTCAAATAAAAATATTCCTGTAGTAATTCTTGCCGGTGGAAATGGAACAAATGTTGGTTCCAATGAAATTATTCCAAAGCCCATGGTTGATATAAATGGCGAGCCATTATTAAAATTTATTATTGAATATTTCCTGAAATATGATTTTAAAAAATTTATAATAACAACCGGTTTTAAAGGTGACATAATAAAAAAATATATAGAAAAAAATAAAAATTTATGCAAAGAAATAAATATCGAAGTTGTTGATACGGGAGAAAATGTAAATACAGGAAGTAGAATACTTAATATTAAAAAACATGTTGAAAACTATGATACATTTATGGTAACGTATGGTGATGTTTACTCCGATGTTGATATAAATGAATTAATGGATTTTCATAAATCACACAAAAAAACAGCAACTGTTACAGCAGTTCATTATCCTACACGTTTCAGAATTTTAGGTTTATATGGCAGCAGTGAAGAAGTAAAAGGATTTACAGATAAACCTGTTTTTCAAAAAGATTATATAAACGGAGGTTTTTATTTATTAAACAAAAATATTTTTAATCTTGATAGTTTTAAATCAATTAACAATTGTAGTTTCGAATTAGATGTGCTTGAAGAACTAGTTAAAACAAAAGAATTGTGGGCATATAAATATAATGGGTTTTGGCAATCGTTAGATACTGAAAGAGACAGAAAAATAATAACCGAATATTTAATAAAAAAACAGTGA
- a CDS encoding aldolase/citrate lyase family protein gives MKKEDWLNKNKFLFGPFIRIPRPEIIEMIGIAGFDFAIVDIEHGGMISHNEIYPLILAAENRNIKLIVRTPGLQENYIKWLLDMGIHGLQIPHIKSSSDAELAVKFSKFSPDGERGLCRFVRAAEFSNISKEDYLKETNNKSLIILQIEGKEGADNIEEIVKVKGVDIIFIGPYDLSQSLGIPGQIWHEKVIKEIKKIIDACNKQNISTGIFTDTLEGIEKWSKFGVKYLNYKVDVEMILSCFKTQLNELKNIVKDK, from the coding sequence ATGAAAAAAGAAGATTGGCTGAATAAAAATAAGTTTCTTTTTGGTCCATTTATCAGGATACCAAGACCGGAAATTATAGAAATGATAGGAATAGCCGGATTTGATTTCGCTATTGTTGACATTGAACATGGTGGAATGATTTCACACAATGAAATTTATCCGTTGATTTTAGCTGCGGAAAACAGAAATATAAAATTAATTGTTCGTACTCCGGGGCTTCAGGAAAATTATATAAAATGGTTGTTGGATATGGGAATACATGGCTTGCAGATTCCTCATATTAAATCTTCCAGCGATGCGGAACTTGCAGTTAAATTTTCGAAATTTTCTCCTGATGGAGAAAGAGGACTATGCAGGTTTGTGAGAGCTGCTGAATTTTCAAATATTTCAAAAGAAGATTATCTTAAAGAAACAAATAATAAAAGTTTAATAATTCTTCAAATAGAGGGAAAAGAAGGCGCTGATAATATTGAAGAAATTGTAAAAGTTAAAGGCGTGGATATAATTTTCATTGGTCCCTATGATTTAAGCCAATCTCTTGGAATACCTGGGCAAATATGGCATGAGAAAGTGATTAAGGAAATAAAGAAAATTATTGACGCTTGTAACAAACAAAATATTTCAACCGGTATTTTCACTGATACTTTGGAAGGTATCGAAAAATGGTCGAAATTTGGAGTTAAATATTTAAATTATAAAGTTGACGTTGAAATGATACTTTCTTGTTTTAAAACACAATTAAATGAATTAAAAAATATAGTAAAAGATAAATAA